One Coffea eugenioides isolate CCC68of chromosome 2, Ceug_1.0, whole genome shotgun sequence genomic window, TATAAGGAATCTAAGTTAATATTCTCCCTGTAACAGACAACTTGACAGAGGCGCTCATGTTTTTGTCACATTTCATTGGTGATGTCCACCAGGTTAGCTTAATCTTCTACCACTCTCGGAAAATTTTGATCAACTGCTTCTTGTATTGTAGTCTGGGAAGGCTTTGGCCATAAACAAGTACTGTATATCGTAATGTATTTGGCATGGTTCTCATATGTGTAAATTGCTTACAACTGCTATCTCAAGGGTGCTAATATTTCAAAGGGTACTCATAACCAATTACTTTTTAGTAATACCATGCTTGGCCTCTGTCAGTGTCTCCCCAATAGTGAGAGAATATGTGGTAGCGAGAAGTACCTTGTTTGTGGTTTTTTGGTTTTATAGGCACTTTAATTGTACTGCAAAAATTGGAGGTCCATATTTGGAAGTTATCTCTTGTTTCGTAGACTGATGCCAATTTTTAGGAGATGTGCAGAATCGAGCTACAGCTCATTCATGGGTTATGTACTGCTAATAAATACATGACTGCAAAGTTGCAGTCACGTTGTTATGCTGCATCTTTGCAACAAGCAAGCTTTATTGTTGTATTTTATCATCTTTGGAATAATAGGCCTCATGAGGTGGATGGAAGTAATTTGGAGCCCTTTTAGTTAGGGATCAAAGGGTGCAAGAATAATATATTTCTGATCAATTTGACATAGGGATTCTAATTTCCAATAGTTACAGGAATGTGTTTAGTAGTCTGCATCTTAAGCTGTACCATGTTATTCTCTTTTAGATTGTGTAACTAAGTCATTCCTGCAAAGTATTGAGCatgattttctttttacagTTCGATTTTATTTCACAGGTTGCACAAATAAAATAGAATGACAATCAATTAAGCTTTGTCTGACAAATTTAACATGCATGACAGCCTCTCCATGTGGGATTTATTGGAGATGAAGGTGGAAACACAATAACTGTTCGCTGGTACCGGAGAAAGACAAATTTGCACCATGTAGGTCCTTAACCAAAACTATTTGGACTAAAGTCTCATTCAATTCTTCTTTGATTGTCACTTTTTTATCACGAGTACCATGAACGAATCATATAAACCAAATGTGGCTCTACCAACGTCTGGTTTTGAACTTCATGAATATTGCTGGAAAAATATACAAGGTAGCTACTGTGGTAAAGTGCAGAATTCATTCTGATGAAATTAATCATTTGCCACTTTCGACATGTGACTAGTCTAGGAAGATGCCCACAAAACACTGTTCCTTTTAAAAATATTAGAATTAGTTGTTGATTAATGCCTACTTGCTTTATGTTGCCTCCTCTGCTTTCAGGTATGGGATACTATGATCATTGAATCTGCTTTAAAGACCTATTATAACTCCGATCTTACAACTATGATTCAAGCAATTCAACAAAATATCACAGTATGTTCTCTTTGTCCTTTTCTACCTTCACTGCTTGAGTAGTTTCATGCACTATGACAAGGCTATTGAAATTCAGAGGGACTACATCATGCATAATCCATTATTACAGACAGTCATGTGCTACAGAAATTGAAGTAGAAAAAAACATCGACATTTCAGTTGGTATTCTCTTCTATAGTCCTTGCTGAATATGTGGATAATTGTGCTCATTCATTCTAGGAGAAAAACCAGATTGTCTTATATAATGAAAAATGAAATCTTTTCATGATATTCTTACACAGAAGCTCACCTTGGAATGGAGAGCTAATCCTGACATAATAATGTTACCGTCTCGTTGTCCCATATTCTTCTCCTGTTTTGAAATTCTGTCCACATCATGCTCTTTATTGTAACACAGTGTATCTGTTTGATTAAATTTGCAAGGAACTAATTTGTGCTGTGCGGGGAAGTAAGCATTTCTTGATTGCAAAACACTGCCTGGACTGTTTTCTGTCACAATCTATACACATTACTATCTGtttatcctttttctttacCTGTAACAGAATGAGGATATCTCATCGTGGGAGAATTGCAATGGCACAGTTTGTCCAGATCCGTGAGCACTTCTTTCAGTCACTCCTATCAGTTTTTGTGTTTGTCATGCTCAAGATGCAtgcttttatatttataaatgtccAATTACGTTGCGATGCTTGATTCCATTTTATGTGCTTCACAAACCTGCATGTCATTTGGCACCAAATTAGTGTTCCCATGGCTGTTCTGTTTCCATATGGGCAATAAAATTTAAGGAGGTCATATTAAGTTTGGCTTTTGAACATGGATTAAGCTGGTAAAGATGCTGTCAGGTAATGCATATCTGCTTCAGCTTGGGGACTCTAGTGGTTAAAGTTGAGGTCTAACATTTTGCATTACAAAGCTCATCTTCTGCATAGCCGAGTTTAGATGATAAATGTTTTATCAGCTATACCATTATAACTCCCTAGTGATCTAAATTGTAGTTAGCACTGTGTTTCAGGTATGCTTCTGAAAGTGTAAATCTCGCATGCAAGTTTGCCTACAGAAATGCTACACCAGGAAGCACTCTAGGAGGTGGTACTCCTTTCCCTTTATTTCAAAGTGAATCCATTTGGATGCACACATCTATTTCTTTTTAGCGATCAGTGAAGCCTTTTGTCTTTTTTAACGAGGAAGGCGCagacaaagtaagaaactacCTCTAGAAGGCTTTTTCCAGGAACTTTCTCCTGTGAGGCTGGATTATTTCTTCTGAAGTAGCGTTTTAAACAAATGTTTTTAGTTCGATTAGATTAAACGAATCCTATATGATATATGAATTTTGTCTTCCATATCTAATTTTGTTTACTATTGGTCTTATTATAGATGATTACTTTATTTCTCGGTTGCCTGTTGTGGAGAAGAGACTGGCTCAAAGTGGCATCCGTTTGGCTGCTGTTCTCAATCGTATCTTCTCTTCAAATCTACCAATTGCGAAAGAGTGAAAGAAAAAGTTAGGATATGATAGAACATAATGGTTCAGCAGTTGGGGAATACTAGCCCTGTTATGTAAAATTCAAATCTGCAACTTAAGTAAACCAAGTGTCCTTACCTATTGTATATTAGTACAAAACTTGCTGACTCTATTTTCTGTATCGTTATGTTGATAGGGTTTTTCTAATGGATGCCTATGGGCACCTGTTAATGTACCTAATATTCACTTAacctattatatatatattaataattatgagtaaattttatatatactgacagtgtatatactatcaccaTTGGATGTATGACATATGTGcgaaagttgaatttcaaattcaaattttacatagttgtcattcattcaatactgacggtgtatacactgttagtgtaAGAAAGATTAGTCCTAATAACTATTACCCTCCCTTAAATTTatgtactttttctatttaatctgATCTACCCTTGGATTTTTGTACTTTTGCATCATTAAATCACCTTATGGATTTCATCTGTATTTGTAGAAAGGAATTGTTCAATTTCCCGCTTAGATTTCGAGCCTGTTCGCATTTGCATTATTGTTTTCTTCTTCGAATTGAGATTTTTATTCAACTAAACATCTTATCTTTCCGTAAAACAATGAAAACCTTTTAAATAATGTGCTATGGTATGTTATCATGGAGCATTCGTCGTCAATACATGTATTTCCCGTCCAACTTATATTACATAATTACACACACAGAAATATTATACCTTTGAATTTGAACACTTTTTCTGTAATATTTACACttttgccaaaaaaattaaCTCCAGGTCCTCTCATGACAAGTGTCTTTCGAGCACACTTGTTTGCCAAACTCCCTTAttatcatttatgttttcattttaGAATAGATTTTGGGTATAGATATTTTGTTTCCAAGCTTGAATGTAAAGATTATTGATGTTCAagttctacaaaaaaaaaataaataaataaacaaaagactggcccaaaaaaatgttaaatagaaaaagaaattttattaaACGGATTAGTTCTTGATTTTTTTGCCTCATCATCTGATATCCTATTTTCCAAGTCATTACCTTCCTTGACGAATTGCCTTTCTTTGCGACAAAGGTCTCCAACAAAAATGTAAACttgagttttttgtttttgtcactCAAACAGATTGGTCTGAATGCTCCTTAGGACTTACCTACTTTGTCCTCATTGACTAATCACAAAATTATGGTTCCTAATTCTTCCATGTCATCAAAGATGCTTTCAGATTATTACATCGCAACGATATACTTTTGTCAGAAGTATGTAAATCAATAATTTGCAGATATGCTTCTGCAAACAATGTGGTTTCTTCTGGTTGATCAATTCTGAGAATATTGCCATTCTATCAACAGCAGCTTCTCTGATTATTTTAAATAGCCTGCAAATCAGCGTGTTAAATAATCAATCTGGTCGAAATGTGGCTGCgtttcttggccgaatttttgcCTTGCACCCAACAACTGCAAACTAATTGAGTAAAGAACATCGAAAAGGCCTCCCTAATGATATCAGTTTCCCTCACGTCAAGAAGTGATCAACTACCTAATTAACAACCATGATTCCTTCTGAAGTCAACTTTTTCATAAAGCCAATCAGACCAGGGTTCCTTTCACGTTCTTCTTGATGTTTGAGATGCCTGGAATATGCTCATCTTGCTTCTAATGAAAATCAACATGCAATTCTCATTAGAATATTGTAAAGTTTTTCTTGCACTCAATGACAGGTCCCTTAATTAGTAATATAATTTGACAGAAGGGAGCTGATCACATGGAATTATATATAGAACTAAGCTGTCTTGGTTGGTCTTTCTTTCTGCTTTCGATTTCACAAAACAAGCTGAACATCCGTCAAAATGACAACTTCCAAAATCTTGTCGACATTGTCTTCAGTACTggtcattttctttctttccaattcTTTCAATCCAAATCCTGGTGTTCGAGCATGGAGCAAAGAGGGTCATATCATGACATGCCAAATTGCACAGGTAAAGTAAATTTTGAAGCTCCAAGCCCTTTACATGGAAAGCAGATGAACTAAGAAGTTCTGAGTAGAAATTATGTGTAGGGTCATTTATTTTCATTGGTTAATCGTATTATACAGGATGAATATAGTGAAAATAATTTCGATTGTAACATTTATCTCCTCTGAGAACAGGATCTCCTGGAACCTGATGCAGCCCATGCGGTCAAAATGTTGTTGCCCGACTATGTTAACGGGGACTTGTCAGCCCTGTGTGTATGGCCAGATCAAGTAAGGCACTGGCACAAGTATAGGTGGACGAGCCCACTTCACTTCATTGACACCCCTGATAATGCCTGCAACTTTGATTATGAAAGTAAGCATAATTTTATGGTACTTCTTGAAATTGAATGACCAAAATAACGTCACTTACATTGTAACCATGATTTGGCCTGAAAGGGGACTGTCATGATCAACATGGAGTTGAGGATATGTGTGTTGCTGGTGCCATCCAGAATTTCACTACTCAGCTTTCACATTACCGCCATGGATCTTCTGATCGACGACGTAAGATTCCAAGCCAAATCTTAAGCAATTCTGCCCCTTCAGGGATGCTATTACCTGCACGCTCTGAATTTTTGTCTTTCAATCATCACAGATAATATGACAGAGGCCCTATTATTTCTTTCACACTTTATGGGAGATATACATCAGGTACAGCGTCTGATCGAAAAATTTATCTCTCTCTCGTTCGATTAGTTTAGTGTCATGTTGCCACTGTATTTGATAGTCGTGAATTTCTGATGCAATTTATTGCTTCTGTTTCATTTTACTCTCTCAGCCAATGCATGTAGGCTTTACAAGTGATGAAGGAGGAAACACCATAAATTTGCGCTGGTTCAGGCACAAATCCAATCTGCACCATGTGAGTATTGACATCGATCTAACCTATCATGAAATCACAAATTTGGGAGATAACTGTCACGTATTATTGACATCTATGCATATAGGTCTGGGACAGAGAGATTATTCTTACGGCTGCTGCAGATTACTACGGGAAGGAAATCGACCTCCTTGAGCAAGACATAGAAAGTAACTTTACAGATGTAAGTATATAAACAAACTGGATTGTATCCTACTTGTAACACATATTTTGGGTGCTTGGTTAACATATTGAGCATGGCTTTTCTTGCCTGTTAAATTCATAGTCTTTAGGGCCACTTTTTCCATTAACTAAATATGTAGATTCCTTCATGGAACAGGGAATCTGGTCTGACGATCTTGACTCCTGGAGGGACTGCAGCGATCTCCATACCTGTGTAACCAAGTGAGCTTTCTCTCTGAATCTCTTTTAGGCAAGCCAAGAAATTGATCCAGTGAGAAGAAGGCACTCTGCTTCTATTCTCTGGTGCCAAAATTTAGACGTAGGCTTTAATTGTTGACGGATGTTTTTCCTTATAAACACAGGTATGCAGCAGAAAGTATCAATATTGCTTGCAAATGGGGTTACAAGGGAGTTGAGGCTGGAGAGACTCTCTCTGGTATTACAAATAATTTGATCCTCCAATaatccaaaacttaagttcCATTTCATCTGTTGTTATTGCTTGTTAAGCCAAAAGAATAATGCTTTGGATTCTTTGATTACAGACGATTACTTCAACTCCAGACTGCCCCTGGTGATGAAACGAATAGCTCAGGGTGGAGTTCGATTGGCCATGTTCCTCAATCGAGCTTTTGGCCGTTCTCAAGATGATTTCCTTGCAGCAACTTGATTGTGTTGGTTCCATTTTGAACCAACTGCTAGATTTAATTTGACCAAAGATGCATCTGCACAGCCTGCCTTCGTAGAATCCGTAGTCATCAGAATATGAAACTGATCAGTTAATATTTGTGCTTGCTTATAACTGGCGAAATTTAGATAGGACAAACAATAACGTTGTCTGAAAGCATCGGCAATGAACAACAATTCGTTCATGACCTTAAATTATGAAAAGCTAGATGTAATCTTGGAAGATACTTTACAGAATAAAGTTCCTGTTCAAAATTGAGATAAACATTTACTATGtcgaaaattttcaaatctccCTCTGTCTCCTTTTCATTTGATCTCATAGATGAGGAGATTTAAATTACATTTAGCTCTACATAATTAAGTTCCTATTCAAAATTGAGATAAACATTTACTTTGGATGCATTTGATAAACTGAAACCTGAAATCAAaagtttgaatccattaaattattaaattgttaactACTAAATCTGATACATTGGAGTGTATATCATGTTAAAGACATAGCTTATCCCTTATTTTAGGAAATAAATTTTGTCTAAAAAATTCTGTGCAACTTAATGAATTTACATGTTCAATTTATTGTTATCAAACAGGTCTGAACTTATTAAAATCTGAATTTATCAAGCCTAAATGCTGAATTAGATTAGTAAACAGTTGATATGTtgaaaatttctaatttcttgGACATTTTCCCGTCTATGGCATCTAAAAATGCCGCCTGATATGTGGCTTCAAATCCTCTATCTATTTTTCTTGCCTAATCTACACGGCTTCTTATCAAACAAACTTATAACCTAACTGCCAAATTTAAAGAAAGCTTTTCATGTGACTATGCACAAGCATAAACGCTTCGCCATTTTTCTGTAACTAGTATAagacaaaatcaagaaactaattaactattagaAGCCATCATCATGAAATCCGTACCTTCAAGTCTTTACCTATTTTTTtgtccagtttttttttttttacaagggAATCGCAACCATTACCCGAGAGTGCGCATTGGGTAAATTCTGTCCCGTGTAATAGCCCGTCAATCACATGAAGGGGTAAGACGCACTAGACAAATCCTGTGCGATGGATAGACATCCCAGGAGAGTTTTGTCCAAATTTTGAAATCCCTTGTTTATCATTCTCCTACAtacatataaaaataaaaataaaaaaatcaatccCACAATAAAAGAAAGATGCAGTTGACACCATATATTGATTCTCCTTCTACATTCTTTTACGCCCTGCTTCTAGTTTGAGAAGTCTAATTGGAAGATAAAAAGGATGCTTAAGCACTTCTGACAAACAACCAAATACATTTTGGGCAAACAATGATTAATTAGAAGAAAAATCTGTTTTTTCACCAAAGGCAAAAGGGATTGCAAATTCCCCTAATCCCTTTTACCTTCAGATGAAAACGATCAGCAGTCTGATTAAATTCACAATTTTACTGAATCACGTagttgaagaaaagaaaaaaattttattacacTTTTAATTCAGAACTGCAATGAAATTGGATATCTGCCACACTGGAAATTCTTCACCGATTAATTCGTTTGGGCCAAACTCATAGGAATAGACCTTATTCCTAACATTTGGGGACAGTTTGGGTCATTAGATGTTGCCGAAGGTCATCCATTAGCCCAATCAGtaaataaaatgagaaatttctttagAGATCAATTTGTTTGGACCCAATTTTAGAAGCTCGACAAAAGATCAATGTGACGTTGCCGACTAAGATTAATGGTGTTGAAAATGACTTAAAGATTTCAGACCAGAAAGCACACTATATGTGTGCGTGTTCATGTGCGCGCGCAAGAGTGTAATATACTATATTAATTTATGAAAATATCTTAATTGCCAATAGGGGTCTCAAGTCTGAATTTGTACAAGTTTTAAGGTGAAGTTGTCGAAACGTTTCATGCaatagccaaaaaaaaatacaaaaatcaaaaaCGTTTGGAGACCTGAATCGTTTATCAGACAGCGAGACCTGGCTCGTCCTGTCAATTCTTCGGTACATAATAAAGAGTTTAGTTATAGCGTCGATTTTGATTATGCAGAAAATTAATAATTAGTAAATAAAAAAGGTTAAACTCTTGGTATTAGTGACGTCACATAGAAAGTACACCTGTTTATTACCGTGTTGGTTGAACGAGATCGTAGCGGAAGCTGCAAGCAATTGCTCCCAATCGTCAGTGATTAAATCACCATCCTAACAAACTTATTAGAAAGAGAATGCAATCACAAAAGCCGGGATTTCCTCCTAGATGTCTGGGACTGGTACCAAACGTGATATTCAACTATGGGCCCGTCGAAACGTTTTTCCTACCGAGTATTTCATTTTGACACGTTGAGACTTTGCTGGTATTGAACCAAAGATTTTCCGCTCATTCAAATTGCTCATTTTTTTAATACCAAAGACGGAATACTTTTGAGCTGTCATCACGTTTTCTACTAGTCTTCTTTCATTAGTGCTGGTACTAGTCAAGAAAATCTCGCAACTGGCCCTATTCTCTCCTTGCAAGTTACAATAAACACACTATAGAAAAATTTATGCACAAAAAGATTCTGAGAATATTCTGGGGATGGTAAAATCCAATCTTGACCAGTAATTCCTCTTTGCTGACACCAAGACCCTGAACACCTATGAGGAAACATAATTTTGAACCTAAATTAGAGTGGTCAAAAgtgtttttataaaaaattacaGAGATTTCGTAGAGTGAAATTAGAGGTGTACATTAATCAAATTACTCGATTCAAACACGCGAATTCATCGGTCAAAGACTTGATTGGAATTCATTTCGAATTATTTGATAACAtaatcgagtcgagttcaaGTTGATTAAACCAAAATTCGAGTACTCCTCAAGCCTTATTATCAAGTAgcatatttataataatataaattttaattatttattgtagagttataaaatttacccaaaaaaatcaCACTTGAGAACTTGATTAGCCTCATTGAACTTCATTTAATCGAGCTCAAGTTCGAACTCAACTCTAAAGAAATCGAGTACAAATTCAAACATTTTTACTCGAGTAAAAATACACTCGAAACCCTCAAGCCCGCCTGACGAGGTACTATTTATGCCACAGACTGAGTCAACGGTCAAAACTCAAAAGACCAAAGGCAAGCCtcgtggttttttttttcaaaaggaaTAGTAAAGTACAAGAGCTATGACGTCGTTTTAAACCTCAAAACTCGCGGAAATGGCAACTCAGCTTCCTCTTTCCCTTTCCACCGCCACCTTATGAAGATGAAACCTCATTGCTACCATATTTACCACCGCTCCTCAACCAGTATTTAAACACATGCCACGTTTTCTACTCGTCTGATTTCAGTCTGAAATTTCGTGCAGGCTGACAGTTTTTAATTTAGCAGAGTGAGAGAGGGGAGAAACCAaaactttcttttcttgttcctCAAGGCTCAAAATCTGCAatataataatatttaaaaacCATTGCAATAAAATATCAAGCAACCTTTTTCATTTTCAGTCTGAAACGTTGCCGCTCCTGAGATCGTGTACCAAGTGACTTGCCTCAGCCTCGCTGCCGCCGCCGCCACCATTCTTCTTCAAACGCTGCTTCAACTATCGGTAATGTGCGTCACTGCGAAAGTGTAACCACACAACACACATGCGTATAATCCTACGTATATCGCCTGTATCATTGTTCTTGTATATATAcgttgcaatttctttctttcttcctgtattttttattttcggGATTTTGGAGTAAGTTTTTAGAGCGATTTTAAAGAAATGCATGCCTTACGCAGATTGCTTTTGTTGTTCTATTTTTCTTGATTCAAGTTATGTTCGTCATAATCCTACTTACAGAATTTTGGTGCAGCATTTTCTGAGTATCGAACCGTATTTCGTGGTTTAAGAGAGGTTTTAGCTGATCATGAAATTCGCCGTTGCATTGTGAAATTCGATTTGGTGCCTAATTCATAATTGAACGGTCACATGGACGATtctaacttttttcttttttatttttggcgTGATTTTCTTCGCAGCTAATAATCATTTACCAGGTAGAGGTAAATAGTAGCATCAACGATATTCGGCTTAAGTTTCAAGTCGATTGCAGGTAAAGAAACTGCACTTTCTTCTTACTTTCTTCGTAAGGCACACTGGCACAGCTACAGGGGTAGATATTAAGTATGCGAATCAGACTGAGATTTCACTATCAATCAGCTAGAAATAAATATTACGTACTCTTGGTAATATAGGAGCAATTACAGCCGTTTCAGATCTGTTCCCTTCTATAGCATATTACGAAGTATATTTTTCTTTGAATCTGCCATCAACCAATTAAAAACTCGCTGGCGAATTTTGTATTTTCGTCATCTTGGTCTTAGAAACCAACGTGGTCTCGCTTTAATCATCTAGACTTGCCCATTTTTCTGGAACTCTAAATGCCTTAATGCTTGGCCTGTACTGTTCTTCCGTTTGAAAGGAACTGACTATGTGCTTGCTATTACTATAAAAGATTGCCTTGTGGGATCATTGACttaatttgaaatttgaggGCGATAATTGCTGCTTAATTTGCTTTTAGTGCGAGAAGAACCCAAGGGGTATCAGCTCCTTTGACTGGTACTCTGAAATGGCACTAGCAAGGTTTTCAAGGAGTGGGTTGAGACGATCTGGAAGTGCCATTTGCAGTTATGCCGATGAGAGGAATGTACCATTTGAGAGGGGATCAGTGCAAGAGAGCCCTTCAACTTACATGCGAAATGTCAGAGGAGGAGGCAATTTCTCGTACCTCTCAAACACCGAGAAGGTAGATTACTCTTGTATGTGGATCAGAGGAATGAGGATGACCCCTCAATATCATTTCGCTCATGCACAAAGCGTCATGGAAGGGTATGATTCAGAGTATGAAAGCACCAGGTATCCCACTCTGGAAGCCACAAAGCCAGGCGAAAAACCTAGAGTGGTTGTTCTTGGCTCTGGCTGGGCAGCGTGTAGATTCCTTAAGGGGCTTGATACCAAGATATATGATGTTGTTTGCATATCACCGAGGAATCACATGGTTTTCACTCCTTTACTTGCATCAACCTGTGTTGGTACTCTGGAATTCCGTTCAGTTGCTGAGCCTGTCAGTCAGATTCAGAAAGCACTAGCAAAGGATCCTAATTCTTATTTCTTCCTGGCTTCCTGCACTGGCATTGACACAGAAAAGCATGAGGTAAATTAATTTTCCTGCACTGCattgttcctttctttttttgaacaTTTCAGTCTCGTATAGAATACTATATCACCAAAGCAACCTGATAAAGTATCAATATGGCAACCAAATACAGGAATACTTTTGCACTCACATGTTGCTTGGGAGGAATCAAACCTTCACTTTACAATTTGCAAACAAGAACTGAAAATCTGTTCTGAGACCAGAAGAAGTTTCTTCACAAAATGCTAATAAGAGGATCAGAATGGCATTGTATTTTGAACTACCTCCGTATACACTCTGTATTTTCATTTCGACGCTATTGAATTACTAAATGGAGAAACCTTCTTAATGTGTTTATGTTGATTTGTCTATCAGGTGTATTGTCAGTCCGTTGAAAATGGTGCACTGCATCACGAGCCCTACCAGTTTAAAGTAGCATATGACAAACTTGTCATTGCTTCTGGAGCTGAGCCCTTAACCTTTGGCATTAAGGGAGTTAAGGAACATGCTTTTTTTCTTCGAGAAGTGAATCATGCACAAGAAATAAGGAAGAAACTTCTATTGAACCTCATGCTCTCTCAAAACCCAGGTGATTATTCCCTTCACCGCTCTCCTACAAGAGGAAGACAAAGTTAAGATGACACCCATATACGGATgccaaatttatattttatttgatcATGGGAAGTGAAAAGTACATATAGCTTGACATTTCTGGTATTTGGTCCATTTTGTTCTTTTCAAGTCTTCTGGCTTAATATAGAATATAGTTATTAGGCGTCCGATAACCAGTGTTTCCAGtgcctttcatcattttcaaaaatggttttAAACTATTTGTAATAGTAAAGGAAAGGGGGCTAGCTTTTTACATGACATCAATAATTCAAAGTATAGAGGTGCATTTTTAGTGTAATATCCACATGAACTTTGGTCTTATGATTAGTCCTGAGTAATTGAAATGTACTACAAAGTTTGTCTCTTAAGCTTAGCAgcaaaccaaaaagaaaaaacagagagagagagaagaaagggGGGGGGGGCTAATATATCATAATTCTTATGCTTATGGAGTGCATAGATGACAAGTGTTGAGTTTCAGGGTTGATTTTCTCATTCTTTGGCTGATTACTGTAGATCTTCACGGTAGTTGCTCGTGACAGACTGATTACACAgttaatgaagaaaagaaattgtACATGATCTTAGTTGTGTAGGCATAAGTTATATGATCTATGACCTAAGGGTTGTTGTATATTAATAACCTGGATATGATCTCACCATGAGGATAGAAATTACTCACCACCCCCATGCATGCTCACAGGCATTactgaagaagaaaaggagcgCCTCTTACATTGCGTTGTTATTGGGGGAGGTCCTACTGGGGTGGAGTTTAGTGGTGAATTGAGTGATTTTATAATCAGAGATGTACGCCAGCGATATGCTCATGTGAAAAACTACATTCGTGTCACTCTCATTGAGGTATAAATTTCTCTGGCTGTCTGAATAAACTAGATGTCAGTGGATGGCCTCAGCATGAACTACAAACTTTGTCATTTCTTTCTATACAGGCGAATGAGATCTTGTCATCATTTGATGTTGGATTACGACAGTATGCCACAAAGCACTTGACCAAGGTagcttttgtttccttttcctgAAAGATCTCGGCTTTTTTGGTGGCTTCGTAATATTAACAACTTCCAAAACTT contains:
- the LOC113761190 gene encoding endonuclease 4-like, yielding MISLKSWWIGSVLFLLLLSLLVPGTFGWGKDGHHVICEIAQGYLSEDALVGVKQLLPDYAEGELSAICFWADEIRWHYHWSRPLHYVDTPDFRCNYQYCRDCHDSAGHKDMCVTGAIYNYTKQLTSSLDVPDSEIKYNLTEALMFLSHFIGDVHQPLHVGFIGDEGGNTITVRWYRRKTNLHHVWDTMIIESALKTYYNSDLTTMIQAIQQNITNEDISSWENCNGTVCPDPYASESVNLACKFAYRNATPGSTLGDDYFISRLPVVEKRLAQSGIRLAAVLNRIFSSNLPIAKE
- the LOC113763530 gene encoding endonuclease 1: MTTSKILSTLSSVLVIFFLSNSFNPNPGVRAWSKEGHIMTCQIAQDLLEPDAAHAVKMLLPDYVNGDLSALCVWPDQVRHWHKYRWTSPLHFIDTPDNACNFDYERDCHDQHGVEDMCVAGAIQNFTTQLSHYRHGSSDRRHNMTEALLFLSHFMGDIHQPMHVGFTSDEGGNTINLRWFRHKSNLHHVWDREIILTAAADYYGKEIDLLEQDIESNFTDGIWSDDLDSWRDCSDLHTCVTKYAAESINIACKWGYKGVEAGETLSDDYFNSRLPLVMKRIAQGGVRLAMFLNRAFGRSQDDFLAAT
- the LOC113763099 gene encoding internal alternative NAD(P)H-ubiquinone oxidoreductase A1, mitochondrial-like gives rise to the protein MALARFSRSGLRRSGSAICSYADERNVPFERGSVQESPSTYMRNVRGGGNFSYLSNTEKVDYSCMWIRGMRMTPQYHFAHAQSVMEGYDSEYESTRYPTLEATKPGEKPRVVVLGSGWAACRFLKGLDTKIYDVVCISPRNHMVFTPLLASTCVGTLEFRSVAEPVSQIQKALAKDPNSYFFLASCTGIDTEKHEVYCQSVENGALHHEPYQFKVAYDKLVIASGAEPLTFGIKGVKEHAFFLREVNHAQEIRKKLLLNLMLSQNPGITEEEKERLLHCVVIGGGPTGVEFSGELSDFIIRDVRQRYAHVKNYIRVTLIEANEILSSFDVGLRQYATKHLTKCGVRLVRGVVREVHPKKIVLSDGSDVPYGLLVWSTGVGPSEFVKSLDLTKSQGGRIGIDEWLRVPSVDDMFALGDCAGFLEQTGRQVLPALAQVAERQGKYLVELFSKIGTKNGGKALSMKDIPLGEPFVYKHLGSMASVGRYKALVDLRQSKDEKGISMAGFLSWLMWRSAYLTRVVSWRNRFYVAVNWATTLVFGRDNSRIG